One part of the Pseudomonadota bacterium genome encodes these proteins:
- the oah gene encoding 6-oxocyclohex-1-ene-1-carbonyl-CoA hydratase, whose translation MGLEWMPRENGLKDHSRHGKEWWGTEAPCTVYEKRPLKDPKGNVIPGLYNAWITLNNPAQYNSYTTEMVKGVIAGFENASTDREVVAVVFTGTGPNAFCTGGNTKEYSEYYSMRPEEYGSYMELFNNMVDSILMCKKPVICRVNGMRVAGGQEIGLACDIAISSDLAIFGQAGPRHGSAPVGGSSDFLPWFLSAEDAMWSCVSCEMFSAYKMKAKNLISKAIPVLKDDKGNWVRNPQVITDTYVKDGAIVYGENKSGQEAKDARAWVNEQLKNNKYDFSALDAEVDRVIWIFANLFPGCLNKSIDGIRQKKKFFWDQIKNDHRYWLATNMMGEAFLGFGAFSTKKITGVDTIDFIKNRQLIAKGALNNEAYFGEVLGKPQAK comes from the coding sequence ATGGGTTTAGAATGGATGCCAAGAGAAAACGGATTAAAGGACCACAGCAGACATGGAAAAGAATGGTGGGGTACGGAAGCTCCATGTACAGTGTATGAAAAAAGACCCCTGAAAGACCCGAAGGGCAACGTAATACCGGGTCTTTACAATGCATGGATCACACTCAATAACCCGGCCCAGTATAATTCCTATACCACAGAGATGGTAAAAGGTGTCATCGCCGGTTTTGAGAATGCTTCCACAGACCGCGAAGTAGTTGCCGTAGTTTTTACCGGCACGGGCCCCAACGCCTTCTGTACCGGCGGCAATACGAAAGAGTATTCAGAATATTATAGTATGCGCCCGGAAGAATACGGCTCATATATGGAACTTTTTAACAACATGGTAGACTCCATCCTTATGTGCAAGAAACCGGTTATCTGCCGTGTAAACGGTATGAGGGTAGCCGGCGGCCAGGAAATCGGTCTTGCATGTGATATCGCCATTTCGTCTGACCTCGCAATCTTCGGTCAGGCAGGTCCCCGTCACGGTTCAGCCCCTGTGGGCGGTTCCTCTGACTTTCTCCCCTGGTTCTTAAGCGCTGAGGATGCAATGTGGAGCTGCGTAAGCTGCGAAATGTTCTCGGCATACAAGATGAAGGCCAAAAACCTCATCTCCAAGGCAATCCCTGTCCTGAAAGATGACAAGGGCAACTGGGTCAGGAACCCGCAGGTCATCACCGATACATACGTAAAAGACGGCGCGATCGTGTACGGCGAAAACAAGTCGGGTCAGGAAGCCAAAGATGCACGGGCATGGGTAAACGAGCAACTGAAAAACAACAAATACGATTTTTCGGCTCTCGATGCAGAGGTTGACAGGGTTATCTGGATTTTCGCGAACCTCTTCCCCGGATGCTTGAATAAGTCCATTGACGGTATCAGACAGAAAAAGAAATTCTTCTGGGATCAGATCAAGAACGACCACAGATACTGGCTGGCAACAAACATGATGGGCGAGGCCTTCCTTGGTTTCGGCGCATTCAGTACCAAGAAGATCACCGGTGTGGATACGATCGACTTTATTAAGAACCGTCAGCTCATCGCAAAGGGCGCGCTGAACAACGAAGCATACTTCGGCGAAGTGCTCGGCAAACCGCAGGCGAAGTAA
- a CDS encoding enoyl-CoA hydratase/isomerase family protein — protein MGFNYIAYEKKDKVARITLNAPPSNWLTILMMREINEVLVEVKKDSSVQLLIFDHAGEKAFCDGVDVADHTPDKVNDMIEVFHRMFRLMSEMDVTTVAVVNGRSLGGGCELMAFCDIVIASEKSRIGQPEIAVGVFPPVAAAWFVKIIGLKKTYELLLTGKIINAKEAEAMGLVNVVLPVEGFKEGVDKFLADFLKQSRPVAMWTKRAIKASLNVDFMEALKASEILYLDGCMKTEDANEGIAAFMEKRKPVWKDK, from the coding sequence ATGGGTTTTAATTATATTGCTTATGAAAAAAAGGACAAAGTAGCACGGATCACCTTGAATGCACCGCCTTCAAACTGGCTTACCATTTTAATGATGAGAGAGATTAATGAGGTGTTGGTTGAGGTAAAGAAGGATTCTTCGGTACAGCTTTTGATTTTTGACCATGCCGGCGAAAAGGCGTTCTGCGACGGTGTGGATGTAGCGGATCACACGCCGGACAAAGTGAACGATATGATTGAAGTCTTTCACCGGATGTTCCGGCTCATGTCCGAAATGGATGTAACGACCGTTGCAGTTGTGAACGGCAGGTCTCTTGGAGGCGGATGTGAGCTTATGGCTTTCTGCGATATAGTGATTGCATCGGAGAAGTCGAGGATAGGACAGCCCGAGATCGCTGTCGGTGTTTTTCCTCCGGTTGCGGCGGCCTGGTTTGTCAAGATTATAGGGCTCAAAAAGACATATGAACTTCTCCTCACCGGGAAGATTATCAACGCAAAAGAAGCCGAGGCAATGGGTCTCGTTAATGTTGTCCTGCCGGTAGAGGGTTTCAAAGAAGGCGTGGATAAATTCCTCGCCGACTTCCTGAAGCAAAGCAGGCCCGTCGCCATGTGGACGAAGCGCGCTATCAAGGCAAGCCTTAATGTTGACTTCATGGAAGCGCTTAAGGCCTCAGAAATACTGTATCTTGATGGCTGCATGAAGACAGAGGACGCCAATGAAGGTATCGCTGCCTTTATGGAAAAAAGAAAACCCGTTTGGAAAGATAAATAA
- the radA gene encoding DNA repair protein RadA has protein sequence MKKTVFACDACGYETHKWMGKCPRCSGWDTIKEYKVEKEETQVHEKPLIINDEDFIEEKIVLGMTEMDRVLGGGLVSGSSILLGGDPGIGKTTLCFEIASKMVELGHNVLYISGEESLKQLSLRKKRLNLQKPFSMLTSNRLEDILHAIRETPYNLVVIDSIQSTYNTSLPMLPGSIGQIKDVSSRLIMEMKRADMAHIFIGHVTKEGVIAGPKILEHMVDTVLYFEGDKMLPYRLLRAIKNRFGPVDEVGIFQMSKQGLISVENPSQFFVSERSNIGSGSTLFPYITGSRPIILEVQAITPKTNFSIPKRISLGYDSNRLFIIIAILEKVLGKPFFDRDVYVNVTGGMKVNETAIDLAVAASILSSYKDINIGKNTCLFGEIGLTGEVRKVVNMELRLKECERLGINRIFCPNGVEGVDGMKIIPLRNVKELHEKLIKNEELAMKN, from the coding sequence ATGAAAAAAACGGTTTTCGCCTGTGATGCATGCGGATATGAAACACATAAATGGATGGGAAAGTGTCCGAGGTGCTCAGGCTGGGACACAATAAAAGAGTATAAGGTTGAAAAAGAAGAGACCCAGGTTCATGAAAAACCGTTGATTATCAACGATGAAGATTTTATTGAGGAAAAAATTGTATTGGGCATGACAGAGATGGACAGGGTTCTCGGGGGAGGACTGGTGTCTGGTTCCTCGATACTTCTCGGAGGAGACCCGGGTATCGGTAAGACAACCCTTTGCTTTGAGATCGCCTCAAAGATGGTCGAGCTTGGGCATAATGTGCTGTATATTTCGGGAGAGGAGTCTTTAAAACAGCTTTCATTAAGGAAAAAACGGTTAAATTTACAAAAGCCCTTCTCCATGCTTACTTCAAACCGCCTGGAGGATATTCTTCATGCCATAAGGGAAACTCCTTACAATCTTGTTGTGATTGACTCTATCCAATCTACCTACAATACGAGTCTCCCCATGCTTCCGGGCAGCATCGGTCAGATAAAAGATGTCTCTTCAAGGCTGATCATGGAGATGAAAAGGGCCGATATGGCACATATTTTTATAGGACATGTGACCAAAGAGGGGGTTATTGCAGGCCCCAAGATCCTCGAACATATGGTTGACACTGTTCTCTATTTTGAAGGTGATAAAATGCTTCCGTACAGGCTGTTAAGGGCCATTAAAAATCGCTTCGGACCCGTTGATGAAGTAGGCATATTTCAGATGAGCAAGCAAGGGCTCATAAGCGTCGAGAATCCTTCACAGTTTTTTGTTTCAGAGCGCAGCAATATAGGTTCCGGCAGTACTCTGTTTCCCTATATAACGGGTTCACGGCCGATAATCCTTGAGGTACAGGCAATAACGCCGAAGACGAACTTTTCCATCCCTAAAAGGATATCCCTCGGATACGACAGTAACAGGTTGTTCATAATCATCGCAATCCTTGAAAAGGTATTGGGAAAACCTTTTTTTGACAGGGATGTATATGTGAATGTAACGGGGGGGATGAAGGTCAACGAAACTGCGATAGATCTTGCTGTAGCTGCCTCTATCCTTTCCAGTTACAAAGATATAAATATTGGAAAAAATACCTGTCTCTTCGGGGAGATAGGCTTAACCGGCGAAGTAAGGAAGGTTGTGAACATGGAACTCCGGTTAAAGGAATGTGAAAGACTCGGCATCAATAGAATATTCTGTCCGAATGGAGTCGAAGGGGTTGATGGGATGAAAATTATTCCACTCAGAAATGTTAAGGAACTGCATGAAAAATTAATTAAGAATGAAGAATTGGCAATGAAGAATTGA
- a CDS encoding 3-oxoacyl-ACP reductase FabG, with product MKLEGKNAVVTGGGRGVGRAISLEFAKEGANVVVNYAGNQKAADEVVGMITAMGRKAVAVKGDVGQEADAQKIIDTCVENFGSIHILINNAGISKPGMLHKLSVATWDEVVNVQMRGPWLCIKAASKYFMQQNYGRIVNVTSVAGMVGTIGQINYAAAKGGVVTLTKSAARELAKYNVTANVISLGIVTTEMTSTLQNDEKLREIYTKRILLGRYAEPEDVSPAFVFFASDDSRYITGQVLPVDGGYGMT from the coding sequence ATGAAATTAGAGGGCAAAAATGCTGTAGTCACAGGCGGCGGAAGGGGCGTCGGCAGGGCTATAAGCCTGGAATTCGCAAAAGAGGGGGCCAATGTTGTCGTGAACTATGCAGGGAACCAGAAAGCAGCCGATGAAGTGGTCGGGATGATCACTGCTATGGGAAGAAAAGCGGTTGCGGTGAAGGGCGATGTGGGTCAGGAAGCGGACGCACAGAAAATCATCGACACCTGTGTTGAAAATTTTGGTTCAATTCATATACTCATCAACAATGCGGGTATTTCAAAACCCGGCATGCTGCATAAATTGAGCGTGGCTACCTGGGACGAGGTGGTCAATGTACAGATGAGAGGTCCATGGCTTTGTATTAAGGCGGCATCAAAATATTTTATGCAGCAGAATTACGGAAGGATTGTCAATGTAACTTCTGTTGCCGGCATGGTTGGCACAATCGGCCAGATAAATTACGCAGCGGCAAAAGGCGGGGTTGTTACCCTGACAAAATCAGCCGCCAGAGAGCTTGCAAAGTACAATGTGACTGCCAATGTAATTTCTCTCGGCATTGTTACAACAGAGATGACTTCTACACTTCAAAATGATGAAAAATTAAGAGAAATTTATACAAAAAGAATCCTTCTTGGAAGGTATGCAGAACCGGAAGACGTTTCACCAGCCTTCGTATTTTTTGCTTCAGATGACTCACGGTATATTACAGGACAAGTCCTGCCAGTAGACGGTGGTTATGGAATGACGTAA
- a CDS encoding sugar phosphate isomerase/epimerase, which produces MKILFSTGCLYYLPINDIFNLAGEAGFDGCDLVINTHFNKKDYIDTVKECLQVLPVYSIHAPFMKMVSWGNKINALLQTLEIARQLHIEVVNFHPPSWFNMELQFFKWFKKIKDFQKELGCENMALTIENMPLSGKRLMLAPYVLNDYRDLVEFGVRKNLYFTFDTTHCATFGGDVIAAFLTVFKTGRLKNVHISDYGNSGSHLFLGSGELPIAKLLSTMMRLGYDGMITLEVSPGELPRTREWLVKVMKYQLAFLKMNLGMEQ; this is translated from the coding sequence ATGAAAATCCTTTTTTCCACGGGTTGCCTTTACTATCTGCCGATAAATGATATTTTCAATCTTGCCGGAGAAGCAGGCTTTGATGGCTGCGATCTGGTAATAAACACACATTTCAATAAAAAAGATTACATAGATACCGTAAAAGAATGCCTCCAGGTCCTCCCTGTTTATTCTATCCACGCACCGTTTATGAAGATGGTGTCCTGGGGAAATAAGATAAATGCCCTTCTGCAGACACTGGAGATTGCCAGGCAATTGCATATAGAAGTGGTCAATTTTCATCCGCCTTCATGGTTTAACATGGAGTTGCAATTTTTCAAATGGTTTAAAAAAATTAAAGACTTTCAAAAAGAGCTCGGTTGTGAAAATATGGCGCTTACCATCGAAAATATGCCCCTTTCAGGAAAAAGATTGATGCTTGCCCCTTATGTTTTAAACGACTATAGAGACCTGGTAGAATTTGGTGTCAGGAAGAATCTCTATTTCACCTTTGACACCACACACTGTGCTACCTTTGGCGGCGATGTGATTGCAGCATTTTTGACAGTTTTCAAGACAGGCAGATTGAAGAACGTGCATATCAGCGATTATGGTAACTCCGGAAGCCATCTGTTTTTGGGAAGTGGGGAATTGCCGATTGCAAAGCTTTTGAGTACAATGATGAGGTTGGGCTATGACGGAATGATTACCCTTGAGGTATCTCCCGGCGAATTGCCCAGGACGCGCGAATGGCTGGTCAAAGTCATGAAATATCAATTGGCGTTTTTAAAGATGAACCTCGGGATGGAACAGTAA
- a CDS encoding Xaa-Pro peptidase family protein → MKVSLPLWKKENPFGKINKAGQVMLYVPKKEIENRIAKLKILMEKASIDGAFFHYKIDYYYLSGTMQDSLIFIPLEGEPILFVKREISRARRESPIRQIVPMRSAKDIKPHIKPMKRVGLQLDVMPYNDVIKFMDIIGDTEIINVSPLTKEIRKIKSPFEIGLMEGAAAIQKKVYQLVPEVLKEGMTEIELGGLLEAYAKKLGHEGLLRVRSLNYEAYSWHVISGHTGSIVSQSDSPMGGLGLSPAFPVGASMKKIKKNEPILIDFGICYHGYQVDQTRMYAIQSMPELFVKAYDACKEIHYRVLDKALEGMISKELFEYSKKLADNMGYGDVFLGYKPHKVRFLAHGIGIELAEFPFISANHTYPIEEGMVFAIEPKMVFPKKGACGIENTILMENGCYRVLTDIDENIVIV, encoded by the coding sequence ATGAAGGTATCGCTGCCTTTATGGAAAAAAGAAAACCCGTTTGGAAAGATAAATAAAGCGGGACAGGTTATGCTTTACGTTCCAAAAAAAGAAATAGAAAACAGAATAGCGAAGTTAAAGATATTAATGGAAAAGGCCTCTATTGACGGGGCCTTTTTTCACTATAAAATAGATTATTATTATCTTTCAGGGACGATGCAGGATTCCCTTATCTTTATTCCCCTCGAGGGGGAGCCCATCTTATTTGTAAAACGGGAAATCTCCAGGGCACGGAGGGAATCACCTATACGACAGATTGTCCCCATGCGTTCAGCCAAGGATATCAAGCCACATATAAAACCGATGAAACGGGTGGGGTTGCAGCTTGATGTGATGCCGTACAATGATGTCATCAAATTCATGGACATCATAGGGGATACGGAGATTATAAATGTCTCACCCCTTACAAAGGAAATAAGGAAGATAAAATCGCCCTTCGAGATAGGATTAATGGAAGGGGCGGCTGCGATACAGAAGAAGGTCTATCAACTGGTGCCTGAGGTACTGAAAGAGGGTATGACTGAGATTGAGCTTGGCGGTCTCCTGGAAGCATATGCGAAAAAGTTGGGACATGAAGGCTTACTGCGTGTAAGGTCTTTGAATTATGAGGCATATTCATGGCATGTCATAAGCGGGCATACGGGAAGTATCGTAAGCCAGTCGGATTCACCCATGGGAGGTCTGGGGCTTTCACCGGCCTTTCCGGTGGGGGCAAGCATGAAGAAGATTAAAAAAAATGAACCCATACTTATTGACTTCGGTATCTGCTATCACGGTTATCAGGTTGATCAGACAAGGATGTATGCCATTCAGTCCATGCCTGAACTTTTTGTGAAGGCATACGATGCATGCAAAGAGATCCATTACAGGGTGCTCGATAAGGCGCTTGAAGGCATGATCAGTAAAGAACTTTTCGAATATTCGAAAAAACTTGCAGATAACATGGGTTACGGAGATGTATTTCTCGGTTACAAGCCTCACAAAGTGCGGTTTCTTGCCCACGGTATCGGAATTGAGCTTGCCGAATTCCCCTTCATTTCCGCCAACCACACGTACCCCATAGAAGAGGGTATGGTTTTTGCGATAGAACCAAAGATGGTGTTCCCGAAAAAAGGCGCCTGCGGTATCGAAAATACTATCCTCATGGAGAACGGTTGTTACAGGGTGCTTACCGATATTGATGAAAATATCGTCATTGTATGA
- the had gene encoding 6-hydroxycyclohex-1-ene-1-carbonyl-CoA dehydrogenase has translation MAEVPKTIKQWQMVQPTVFNRETKEKTPGKLAMAEIPVPELKEGEVLVEIAGCGVCHTDLGYFFDGVPTVSKPPLALGHEIAGTVIAGDPAWVGKEVIIPAVMPCRKCILCKTGRGNRCLAQKMPGNSIGVFGGFASHIVVPSVDLCLVQDKKGYALEQLAVVADAATTPYQACKRADLQPGDNVIILGATGGVGVYMAQTAKALGAKTVIGIARNPEKLQRALEYGCDAVISTVDKDNKTVVGEWRAYCKANGLANTGWKIFEVTGSKAGQELALDLLSFVGKLILVGFGMAKSEYMFSKLMAFDAEVIGTWGCLPEYYPIVLDMVLSKKIKIDPFVEVRPMSTIAATFEEIHKAGSPAKRVVLTPDF, from the coding sequence ATGGCTGAAGTACCAAAAACAATTAAACAGTGGCAGATGGTTCAACCGACAGTATTTAACAGAGAGACAAAGGAAAAAACGCCCGGCAAACTTGCCATGGCAGAAATTCCTGTACCGGAACTGAAAGAGGGCGAAGTATTAGTGGAAATCGCCGGCTGTGGTGTGTGTCATACAGACCTTGGCTATTTCTTTGATGGTGTTCCAACCGTCAGCAAGCCCCCTCTGGCACTCGGTCACGAGATTGCCGGAACGGTTATCGCAGGTGATCCTGCCTGGGTAGGAAAAGAGGTTATTATCCCCGCAGTCATGCCATGCAGAAAATGTATCCTCTGCAAAACAGGAAGAGGCAACAGGTGCCTTGCCCAGAAAATGCCCGGCAACTCGATTGGTGTATTTGGTGGATTTGCCAGTCATATCGTTGTCCCTTCAGTCGACCTTTGTCTGGTTCAGGACAAAAAGGGCTATGCCCTTGAACAGCTTGCAGTTGTTGCAGATGCAGCGACAACCCCGTATCAGGCATGCAAAAGAGCAGACCTGCAGCCTGGCGACAATGTAATCATACTCGGTGCAACCGGTGGTGTGGGTGTATATATGGCTCAGACCGCAAAGGCACTCGGCGCAAAAACTGTTATCGGTATCGCCAGAAACCCTGAAAAACTCCAGAGGGCGCTCGAATATGGATGCGATGCAGTAATCAGCACGGTAGATAAAGACAATAAAACGGTCGTGGGCGAATGGAGAGCCTACTGCAAGGCTAACGGTCTTGCCAATACAGGCTGGAAGATCTTTGAAGTAACAGGTTCAAAGGCCGGCCAGGAACTCGCACTTGACCTGCTCTCCTTTGTTGGAAAGCTGATACTCGTCGGCTTCGGAATGGCAAAAAGCGAATACATGTTCTCAAAACTGATGGCTTTTGATGCAGAGGTAATCGGAACATGGGGTTGCCTGCCTGAGTATTACCCGATCGTGCTCGATATGGTCCTCTCAAAGAAGATCAAAATCGACCCATTTGTTGAAGTGCGGCCGATGAGCACAATCGCAGCAACATTTGAAGAGATTCACAAAGCAGGTTCTCCTGCAAAAAGAGTGGTGTTAACACCCGATTTTTAA
- a CDS encoding universal stress protein yields MFKKILYPIDFSEYTEEITNYAVSIAKKYSSELHLLHIIPNLNYFTPYESFLTPENLIAIERNIEKEIEKDFNKVIKKIDVPVKKIIKTGVTFVEIIDYIKEVGIDLVVMGTHGRSGIEHILIGSVAEKVVRKSPCPVLTVRPKDLVFHMP; encoded by the coding sequence ATGTTTAAAAAAATACTCTATCCAATAGATTTTTCTGAGTATACAGAGGAGATTACCAACTACGCGGTTAGTATTGCAAAAAAATATAGCTCTGAACTCCACTTGCTTCACATCATACCCAATTTAAATTATTTTACTCCCTATGAATCTTTCCTGACCCCGGAAAACCTTATTGCCATCGAACGAAATATCGAGAAGGAGATAGAAAAGGATTTTAATAAGGTAATCAAAAAGATAGATGTTCCAGTCAAAAAGATTATCAAGACAGGGGTCACTTTTGTTGAGATAATTGACTATATCAAAGAAGTGGGTATCGACCTTGTGGTTATGGGGACACACGGGAGAAGCGGCATTGAACATATCCTCATAGGTAGTGTTGCTGAAAAGGTGGTAAGAAAATCTCCCTGTCCGGTCCTTACAGTAAGGCCGAAGGACTTGGTATTCCATATGCCATAG